The following are from one region of the Falco cherrug isolate bFalChe1 chromosome 19, bFalChe1.pri, whole genome shotgun sequence genome:
- the TAC3 gene encoding LOW QUALITY PROTEIN: tachykinin-3 (The sequence of the model RefSeq protein was modified relative to this genomic sequence to represent the inferred CDS: inserted 1 base in 1 codon) has translation MRSRPVLAALLVLALSLALARRPPPAPPGSAQVRPSGMPVPEPVPWGARGSPGAAXRALWQLLREEDAGPPTAPQKRDMHDFFVGLMGKRAAEPGRPAGRGSGGPSPRCSSGPPAAGGTPLRAA, from the exons ATGAGGAGCCGCCCGGtgctggcagcgctgctggTCCTGGCGTTGTCGCTCGCcctcgcccgccgccccccccccgccccgccggggtCCGCGCAGGTAAGACCGTCG GGGATGCCCGTCCCGGAGCCGGTGCCCTGGGGAGCccgcggcagccccggggccg TACGCGccctgtggcagctgctgcggGAGGAGGACGCCG GTCCCCCCACGGCTCCGCAGAAGC GGGACATGCACGACTTCTTCGTGGGGCTCATGGGGAAGCGGGCGGCAGAGCccgggcggccggcggggcgggggagcggcggcccGTCCCCCCGGTGCTCCTCGGGCCCCCCCGCGGCCGGCGGGACCCCGCTGCGGGCGGCCTGA
- the ZBTB39 gene encoding zinc finger and BTB domain-containing protein 39 yields the protein MGMRIKLHSTNHPNNLLKELNKCRLSETMCDVTILVGTRSFAAHKAVLACAAGYFQNLFLNTGLDAARTYVVDFITPANFEKILSFVYTSELFTDLINVGVIYEVAERLGMEDLLKACHSTFPDLESSAITKQPSLSMSEGRSGPLSSTSSEQSHSLGEIRSGGEHFGPERSYVLHGEVSGSYKEDDKNTVSEASQMLPLMHPQQPPKTEQESDQGQFAPTAGMATQPSLGSVNIIVQTTASSCQQYKVQSNGDYGKGSFFTADPSLDVSMGSNSCPSNSDHSKEQGFGQMDELQLEDLGEDELHFEDASEELGPSEEVIELSDDSEEELAFENDSRDSKAMPCQVCKKVLEPNIQLIRQHARDHVDLLTGNCKVCETHFQDRNSRVTHVLSHIGIFLFSCDMCETKFFTQWQLTLHRREGVFDNNVIVHPSDPLPGKIPMFGGGPGSELACAACGKPLAKDFHNVRNHILDHVNLKSQTCVVCDQRHLSLCSLMWHTLSHLGISVFSCSVCANSFVDRHLLEKHLAVHQNMEEALFRCHFCGQSFKLEAAYRYHVSQHKCGGSLDIRPSFGDRLQQQGLQKRKLPEEFLSEDLALQNQPGNSKYSCKVCGKRFAHTSEFNYHRRIHTGEKPYQCKVCHKFFRGRSTIKCHLRTHSGALMYRCTVCGHYSSTLNLMSKHIGVHKGSLPPDFTIEQTFMYIIHSKDAEKNTDS from the coding sequence ATGGGCATGAGGATCAAGTTGCACAGCACCAATCACCCCAACAACCTGCTGAAGGAACTCAACAAGTGCAGGCTCTCCGAGACCATGTGCGACGTCACCATTTTGGTGGGCACCCGCTCCTTTGCTGCACATAAGGCTGTTCTGGCCTGTGCCGCAGGCTACTTCCAGAACCTCTTTCTGAACACGGGGCTGGATGCTGCTAGGACCTACGTAGTGGATTTCATCACGCCAGCCAACTTCGAGAAGATCCTCAGCTTTGTGTACACCTCAGAGCTCTTCACAGACCTGATCAATGTAGGCGTCATTTATGAGGTGGCAGAGCGGCTGGGCATGGAAGATCTGCTGAAGGCCTGCCACTCGACCTTCCCCGACCTGGAGAGCTCAGCCATCACGAAGCAACCCTCCCTGTCCATGAGCGAAGGCCGGTCAGGTCCTCTGAGCAGCACCTCCTCGGAGCAGAGCCATTCATTGGGGGAAATCCGGAGCGGCGGGGAACATTTTGGCCCCGAACGGAGTTACGTCTTGCATGGGGAGGTGTCAGGCAGCTACAAAGAGGACGACAAGAATACCGTGAGCGAAGCCAGTCAGATGCTTCCCCTGAtgcatccccagcagcctcccaagACAGAGCAGGAATCAGACCAAGGGCAGTTCGCTCCCACCGCAGGGATGGCGACCCAGCCCAGCTTGGGCAGTGTGAACATCATTGTTCAAACCACTGCGAGCTCCTGCCAGCAGTATAAGGTCCAGAGCAACGGTGACTACGGCAAGGGCAGCTTCTTTACCGCTGATCCTTCCCTGGACGTCTCCATGGGGAGCAACTCCTGTCCCAGCAACAGTGACCACTCCAAAGAGCAAGGTTTCGGGCAGATGGATGAGCTTCAGCTGGAGGATTTGGGCGAGGACGAGCTGCATTTCGAAGATGCCAGTGAAGAGCTGGGCCCCTCAGAAGAAGTTATTGAGCTGAGCGACGACAGCGAAGAAGAGCTGGCCTTTGAGAACGACAGCCGGGACAGCAAGGCCATGCCCTGCCAGGTGTGCAAGAAGGTCCTGGAGCCCAACATCCAGCTGATCCGCCAGCACGCGCGGGACCATGTCGATCTGCTCACCGGGAACTGCAAGGTCTGTGAAACCCACTTCCAGGACCGGAACTCCAGGGTGACCCATGTTTTGTCCCACATCGgcatctttctcttctcctgtgACATGTGCGAGACCAAGTTCTTCACCCAGTGGCAGCTGACCCTCCACCGACGAGAAGGGGTCTTCGACAACAACGTTATCGTCCATCCCAGTGACCCGCTGCCGGGGAAGATCCCCATGTTTGGGGGGGGGCCTGGCTCAGAGCTGGCGTGCGCCGCCTGCGGGAAGCCTTTGGCCAAAGATTTCCACAACGTCCGCAACCATATCCTGGACCACGTGAACTTGAAAAGCCAGACGTGTGTCGTGTGTGACCAGAGGCACCTCAGCCTCTGCAGCCTGATGTGGCACACCCTGTCTCACCTGGGCATCTCGGTCTTCTCCTGCTCCGTTTGTGCCAACAGCTTTGTGGATCGGCACCTCCTGGAGAAGCACTTGGCCGTTCACCAGAACATGGAGGAGGCTCTTTTCCGATGCCACTTCTGCGGCCAGAGCTTCAAGCTGGAAGCGGCGTATCGTTACCACGTCAGCCAGCACAAGTGCGGGGGCAGCCTGGACATCCGACCCAGCTTTGGAGACCgtctccagcagcagggcctGCAGAAGAGGAAGCTGCCGGAGGAGTTCCTGAGTGAAGACCTGGCGCTGCAAAACCAGCCAGGCAACAGCAAGTACAGCTGCAAGGTCTGCGGAAAGAGGTTTGCCCACACCAGTGAGTTCAACTATCACCGGAGGATCCACACCGGAGAAAAGCCCTACCAGTGCAAGGTGTGCCACAAGTTCTTCCGCGGCCGCTCCACCATCAAGTGCCACCTGCGGACGCACTCGGGAGCCCTCATGTACCGCTGTACTGTGTGCGGGCATTACAGCTCCACGCTCAACCTTATGAGCAAGCACATAGGTGTGCATAAAGGCAGCCTGCCCCCAGACTTCACCATCGAACAGACTTTCATGTATATCATCCATTCCAAAGATGCGGAGAAAAACACGGACAGCTGA